A window of the Dyadobacter pollutisoli genome harbors these coding sequences:
- a CDS encoding site-specific recombinase: MDSVLMPERIDYAGKLIEIIRGRWKAKSGRKANFSDILNDILLDPREKDLIAEQILAILFSTKFVSLFTESEIGSNKGFFSDASARLSFKFLPPVDEPGELRTHFDQLFCDKKDYHWVQAIPDEKWSESLQNLFREISPTVGKYIRKEVLNSILILAQRAATLGVDPEVVSKIPKADDLDSPFLGLNREVMLYVENTLNSTDYTETDQDNDYKHILVMISQCKRQVSYIYKHKDVFGISLQLTYLVRQLEQYLRRLAQLLEALQTTDIERKWLTIVTLLKEFVYAENTRYSLRKHFSTNLQLLAFKVIENTSKTGEHYIASDKSAYWKLFTRALGGGVIVSFLCADKTRLYFQHLPIFWEAFFYSVNYSVGFMLIHILGFTLATKQPAMTASTIAANLSNNGENPDWLNSTTALLIRLIRSQFISLVGNAIIAFPVAYGLDWLYYKYLGHHIADPAKAIRLITELNLWESLALPHAALAGFYLMVSGLISGYYENKWIYNKYTLRVRSHRKLIRLFGQKKLDRIAGYFERNFGGLAGNLFLGIFLGSTSAIGFTFGLPLDIRHVTFASGNFGLAVAGLDNYVSTDLWINSIIGIAGIGIMNVLVSFGLSIAFALKSRNARMSEVKSLIGNLSWQFFHHGLAFFFPVKNVVETQEEMQEA, encoded by the coding sequence ATGGATAGTGTTTTAATGCCCGAAAGAATAGATTATGCAGGAAAGCTAATAGAGATCATACGAGGCCGGTGGAAAGCAAAATCAGGAAGGAAAGCCAATTTTTCGGACATATTAAATGATATTTTGTTGGACCCGAGAGAGAAGGACCTGATCGCCGAACAAATTTTAGCCATACTTTTCTCTACGAAATTCGTCTCTCTTTTCACCGAATCCGAAATCGGCTCCAATAAAGGCTTTTTCTCAGACGCTTCGGCCAGGCTGAGCTTCAAATTTCTTCCTCCCGTTGACGAGCCTGGCGAACTCAGAACGCATTTTGATCAGCTCTTTTGCGATAAAAAGGATTACCATTGGGTTCAGGCAATCCCCGATGAAAAATGGAGCGAATCTCTCCAAAACCTTTTTAGGGAAATCAGCCCGACCGTCGGGAAATACATTAGAAAAGAAGTCCTAAACTCCATACTGATCCTAGCCCAGCGAGCAGCGACATTGGGGGTGGACCCTGAGGTAGTTTCCAAAATTCCGAAAGCCGACGACCTGGACTCTCCTTTTCTGGGTTTAAATCGGGAAGTGATGTTGTATGTGGAAAACACATTGAATTCCACAGACTATACAGAAACAGATCAGGATAATGATTACAAGCACATTCTGGTGATGATCAGCCAGTGCAAACGCCAGGTCAGCTACATTTACAAGCATAAGGATGTCTTCGGGATCAGTTTACAGCTTACCTACCTTGTCAGGCAACTCGAACAGTACCTTCGCAGACTCGCGCAACTACTGGAAGCGTTGCAAACTACTGACATTGAGCGGAAATGGCTGACCATTGTCACGTTGCTCAAAGAATTTGTTTACGCAGAAAACACCAGGTATAGCCTTCGGAAGCATTTTTCTACGAATCTTCAGTTGCTTGCGTTCAAGGTAATTGAAAACACGTCGAAGACTGGCGAACATTACATTGCATCTGATAAATCGGCCTACTGGAAGCTGTTTACCAGGGCTTTGGGAGGTGGAGTTATTGTCTCGTTTCTCTGCGCTGACAAAACGAGGCTGTATTTCCAGCATTTACCGATCTTTTGGGAAGCATTTTTTTACAGTGTGAATTACTCCGTCGGCTTCATGCTGATCCATATCCTGGGCTTCACGCTTGCCACCAAGCAGCCGGCGATGACGGCCTCTACCATTGCGGCCAATCTTAGTAATAACGGTGAAAATCCGGACTGGCTAAATTCCACCACCGCCCTGCTGATCAGGCTGATACGCAGTCAATTCATCTCACTGGTGGGAAATGCTATTATCGCTTTCCCCGTCGCATACGGGCTGGATTGGTTGTATTACAAGTATCTCGGCCATCACATTGCCGACCCGGCCAAAGCGATCAGGCTCATTACTGAGCTTAATTTATGGGAGAGCCTGGCGCTTCCTCACGCGGCACTTGCGGGTTTTTATTTAATGGTTTCCGGCCTTATCTCAGGGTATTATGAAAACAAATGGATTTACAACAAATACACATTGCGCGTCCGCAGCCACCGGAAATTGATCCGTCTTTTTGGCCAGAAAAAGCTGGACCGTATCGCCGGCTATTTTGAAAGGAATTTTGGCGGACTGGCTGGTAACCTCTTTTTAGGCATTTTCCTCGGTTCAACGAGCGCCATTGGTTTCACATTTGGCCTGCCGTTGGATATCAGGCACGTTACTTTTGCATCAGGCAATTTCGGGCTGGCAGTGGCGGGGCTTGATAACTATGTTTCGACGGATCTGTGGATCAACTCCATCATCGGCATCGCCGGTATTGGTATAATGAATGTGCTGGTGAGCTTTGGACTTTCTATTGCATTTGCACTAAAATCACGAAATGCAAGGATGAGCGAAGTGAAAAGCCTGATCGGGAATTTGTCGTGGCAGTTTTTCCACCACGGCCTAGCATTCTTTTTTCCAGTCAAAAATGTCGTTGAAACACAAGAGGAAATGCAGGAAGCATAA
- a CDS encoding DUF7683 domain-containing protein: MKIERLITIFDKRTDRLKEEINIDYVDLIKLKEIFKSSDDDPLMYMVYEIKEGLIPQINELLNDKVIFDLQNYLYYVECVQLPPYDFGKKD, encoded by the coding sequence ATGAAAATAGAGAGACTAATAACAATTTTTGACAAAAGGACGGACCGGCTAAAAGAAGAAATCAACATCGACTATGTTGACCTTATCAAATTGAAAGAAATTTTCAAATCATCGGATGATGACCCTTTAATGTACATGGTATATGAAATAAAAGAAGGATTAATTCCACAAATCAATGAATTACTAAACGACAAAGTCATATTTGATTTGCAAAATTACCTATACTATGTGGAATGCGTTCAGCTTCCACCCTACGATTTTGGAAAGAAAGATTAG
- a CDS encoding DUF6443 domain-containing protein: protein MSRLSTRLSWIAALCSVLAFEYSLAQTGSKNYILSRTFKQTGALPNDVSKVNIQVQYIDGLGRPLQNVSVGQSPTGADLVQPVEYDAFGRQVKHFLPYTAAGSGAFQPAAPAAQAAFYSTNSAGLEPTDLARPYSETGFELSALNRPQAERAPGNKSASANISYGTNIAGEVKRYDYVANANILLTLSSNGDYAAGKLYRIQRVDENGKVSTEFTDTQGRLICRKTTASVNEILATYYVYDDYGQLRAVLQPQYQDNPSTADYAFLYERDIRGQVIGKKIPGAGIVNLVYDNFDRQVLSQDAAQLARGVWGFIKYDALNRVVLTGEIASVSSRAVWQASINANQVHHEDKAAGGIGYSLGNTLPNIAEANVLVVNYYDDYSFPKPANLGYANTYSVNALNSAKGLQTGSRTRMLAGANQWLTSATYYDAEYRPVQTVRELYDLGAGAIERVSMQYKYDLAPVIAQEKTEQVIATGTNLHLKTYEYDHADRLLSVKEKVNNGSKSREAVTLAQRYNALGQLQHKWFHSDDGINFRRRTTYTNNIRGWLTQGQTFYKTKENEPDSSFYNFALSYANGNNYTNGNISQMQWSGKAENSFTKGLAFTYDGANRLLGSTGLNNYAETEGGISYDKNGNIKTLIRSGVVLDNLSYAYLGNQLSAVTDGSGSNLGVKNGVSNYGYDGNGNMTSDGNRGAVLTYNYLNLPKTVTIGGKTLTYDYDAAGTKHKYVADTLTAKYAGGFEYNQSNVFKRLAISDGQAVYRKDTIRFDYYLKDHLGNVRVVFDERGRILQRTDYYPFGLEIDRNAPMQTPSARNNVNRFLYNGKELQVGTGLVDYGARMYMPEVGRWGVMDPMAEFDQSLAPYNYTENNPVTNIDPDGMMSFTVNGSDDEILKRGTQFGSMDKRVIGDCPSCPKDKAYDIYRDSKELFTYDGKTASVYNSKGEMAERAARPSEATTIGLPLWYSLGAFAENAPQVGLNVLKVGVTIPLMTLAFVLSPTPAQAPGVSPATRYFTPAPKELPGFPNAERAGRKAGRARWINNNGDILEWDSQHGEVEVYNKTGKVHKGAADPNTGQMKPNSAKPGRTTQN, encoded by the coding sequence ATGTCACGACTATCAACAAGATTAAGCTGGATCGCCGCGCTTTGTTCGGTATTAGCCTTTGAATACAGCCTTGCCCAGACTGGGAGCAAAAACTACATTCTTTCCCGTACTTTCAAACAAACCGGGGCGCTTCCAAATGACGTAAGCAAAGTCAACATCCAGGTACAGTATATCGACGGCCTGGGCAGGCCATTGCAAAATGTGTCTGTCGGACAAAGTCCTACGGGCGCTGATTTAGTACAACCTGTTGAATACGATGCTTTTGGCCGACAGGTGAAACATTTTCTTCCCTACACTGCCGCAGGTAGCGGTGCTTTTCAACCAGCTGCTCCCGCTGCCCAGGCCGCGTTTTACTCCACCAATTCAGCCGGTTTGGAACCAACCGATCTGGCCCGGCCGTATTCCGAGACTGGTTTCGAACTTTCTGCATTGAACCGTCCCCAGGCTGAAAGGGCTCCCGGCAACAAAAGCGCCTCTGCAAACATCAGTTACGGTACCAACATTGCCGGTGAAGTAAAACGATATGATTATGTAGCCAATGCCAATATCCTCTTGACCCTCAGTAGCAATGGGGATTATGCAGCTGGAAAACTGTACCGTATCCAAAGAGTTGACGAAAACGGAAAGGTCAGCACTGAATTTACCGACACACAGGGAAGGCTGATCTGTCGGAAAACGACCGCTTCCGTCAATGAAATACTGGCTACTTATTATGTGTATGATGATTATGGCCAGCTCCGTGCCGTCTTGCAGCCCCAGTACCAGGACAATCCCAGTACAGCCGACTATGCTTTCCTGTACGAGCGCGATATACGCGGACAGGTGATTGGAAAGAAAATCCCGGGGGCAGGAATTGTCAACTTGGTTTACGATAACTTCGACCGGCAGGTACTCTCCCAGGATGCGGCCCAACTTGCCCGGGGCGTTTGGGGTTTCATCAAATACGATGCATTGAACCGTGTCGTGCTGACGGGTGAGATCGCTTCCGTATCCAGTCGGGCAGTTTGGCAAGCCAGTATCAATGCCAACCAGGTGCACCATGAAGACAAGGCTGCCGGAGGGATTGGTTACTCGCTTGGCAATACGCTTCCCAATATCGCCGAGGCCAATGTGCTGGTAGTCAACTATTATGACGACTATTCTTTCCCAAAACCAGCTAACCTGGGTTATGCCAATACTTACAGCGTTAATGCATTAAACTCCGCCAAGGGCCTGCAAACCGGTAGCCGGACGCGGATGCTGGCAGGTGCCAATCAGTGGCTGACGAGCGCAACCTACTATGATGCTGAGTACCGGCCTGTCCAAACAGTCAGGGAATTGTATGACCTGGGTGCTGGTGCCATTGAGCGGGTTTCAATGCAATACAAATACGACCTCGCGCCTGTCATTGCCCAGGAAAAGACCGAGCAGGTCATTGCTACCGGTACCAATTTACATCTAAAAACTTACGAGTATGACCATGCGGACCGGCTTTTGAGTGTGAAGGAAAAAGTCAATAATGGCAGTAAATCCAGGGAAGCAGTCACCCTTGCGCAGCGTTACAATGCATTGGGCCAATTGCAGCACAAGTGGTTCCATTCAGATGATGGCATTAATTTCCGCAGAAGGACGACCTACACCAACAACATCCGTGGCTGGCTCACGCAGGGCCAAACTTTTTATAAAACCAAGGAAAATGAGCCGGACTCTTCATTCTACAACTTTGCGCTCAGCTATGCCAACGGGAACAACTATACCAATGGCAATATCAGCCAAATGCAATGGAGCGGAAAAGCAGAAAACAGTTTTACGAAAGGGCTGGCTTTCACCTATGATGGAGCTAACCGGCTTTTAGGGTCTACAGGACTGAACAATTACGCGGAAACAGAAGGCGGGATCAGTTACGATAAGAATGGGAATATCAAGACATTGATCAGGAGCGGCGTTGTTTTGGATAATTTGAGTTATGCTTACCTCGGCAATCAGCTTTCGGCTGTCACGGATGGGTCAGGGAGCAACTTGGGTGTGAAGAATGGGGTCAGCAATTATGGTTATGACGGTAATGGCAACATGACCAGTGATGGTAACCGTGGAGCAGTGCTCACTTATAATTATTTAAACCTGCCCAAAACAGTAACCATTGGAGGTAAAACATTAACTTATGACTACGATGCAGCGGGTACAAAGCATAAATATGTAGCTGATACATTGACTGCTAAGTACGCTGGTGGTTTTGAGTATAATCAGAGTAATGTGTTCAAGCGGCTGGCCATTAGTGACGGGCAGGCTGTTTACCGGAAGGATACCATTCGTTTTGACTATTATCTGAAAGACCATTTGGGTAATGTGAGGGTGGTTTTTGATGAGAGGGGGAGGATTTTGCAGCGGACGGATTACTATCCTTTTGGGTTGGAGATTGATCGGAATGCTCCGATGCAGACGCCTTCGGCTAGGAATAATGTGAACCGGTTTTTGTATAATGGGAAGGAGTTGCAGGTTGGGACGGGGTTAGTGGATTATGGGGCGAGGATGTATATGCCGGAAGTTGGGCGTTGGGGGGTGATGGATCCGATGGCAGAGTTTGACCAGAGCCTAGCCCCTTATAATTACACGGAAAACAACCCGGTCACAAATATTGATCCCGATGGCATGATGTCATTTACTGTTAATGGCTCAGATGACGAAATTTTAAAACGCGGTACACAGTTTGGGAGTATGGACAAGCGGGTAATAGGTGACTGCCCGAGCTGCCCCAAGGACAAAGCGTATGATATTTACCGGGATTCTAAGGAATTATTTACTTATGATGGGAAAACCGCCAGTGTATACAATAGCAAGGGAGAAATGGCAGAGCGGGCCGCAAGGCCTTCCGAAGCCACCACCATCGGCCTGCCCTTGTGGTATAGCTTGGGTGCCTTTGCCGAAAATGCGCCACAAGTAGGCTTGAATGTCCTTAAAGTGGGTGTAACAATACCTTTGATGACGCTAGCTTTTGTTTTGTCACCGACACCAGCTCAGGCACCGGGAGTAAGTCCGGCAACACGTTATTTTACACCTGCCCCCAAAGAGCTTCCAGGATTTCCTAATGCAGAAAGAGCTGGTCGAAAAGCTGGACGGGCCAGATGGATCAATAATAACGGGGATATCTTGGAATGGGATTCACAACATGGAGAAGTAGAAGTCTATAACAAAACTGGCAAGGTACACAAAGGTGCAGCCGATCCTAATACAGGTCAAATGAAGCCAAATAGTGCCAAACCAGGTAGAACAACCCAAAACTGA
- the pgmB gene encoding beta-phosphoglucomutase produces the protein MPSIQACLFDLDGVIVDTARFHYIAWRQVANDLGFDLSHSQNELLKGISRMESLDIILSIGGVELSEDEKVRRATEKNTHYLELCQQMTPDDTLPGVRVFLDDLKAKSIKIGLGSASKNARVILERIDMLKYFETIVDGNRITKGKPDPQVFLMGADDLHIAPEHCVVFEDAVAGIQSAKGAGMFAVGIGHKSILTEADIVVAGFDEFRVEDLLVAFGE, from the coding sequence ATGCCCTCAATACAAGCTTGCCTTTTTGATCTGGACGGAGTAATAGTAGACACAGCCAGGTTTCATTACATTGCCTGGCGCCAGGTTGCCAACGATCTGGGATTCGATTTGTCTCACAGCCAAAACGAGTTACTGAAAGGGATCAGCAGAATGGAGTCGCTGGATATTATTTTGTCGATTGGCGGAGTAGAGCTGTCGGAAGATGAAAAAGTAAGGCGGGCGACGGAGAAAAATACCCATTATCTCGAACTTTGCCAGCAAATGACACCAGACGATACTTTGCCAGGCGTCCGAGTTTTTCTGGATGATTTAAAGGCAAAGTCAATCAAAATCGGACTGGGTTCTGCGAGTAAAAATGCCCGTGTGATCCTGGAAAGAATCGATATGTTAAAGTATTTTGAAACCATTGTGGATGGGAACAGGATTACGAAAGGCAAACCCGATCCGCAGGTCTTTTTAATGGGGGCAGATGATCTGCATATCGCACCGGAGCACTGCGTAGTTTTCGAAGACGCAGTAGCGGGCATTCAATCGGCCAAAGGTGCTGGAATGTTCGCAGTAGGGATCGGGCATAAATCGATACTGACTGAGGCGGATATTGTGGTGGCGGGGTTTGATGAGTTTAGGGTGGAGGATTTGCTGGTGGCTTTTGGGGAGTAG
- a CDS encoding RHS repeat domain-containing protein: MNTIVQVGQYAQGTLTYLNITDEQGNVTNEFTDLLGQVICRQVISGAGTLTTNYVFDDLGLLRAVLQPNYQDVASLVDHAFTYDYDDRGRMTVKRIPGGGVTEMVYDQYNRLAMSRDANQLARGVWGFTKYDALDRPIVNGEIASALNRTDWSVAVDAATQHHETRSNGTIAGYSLNSTAPKNATEANILSITFYDDYAFSKAANLSYNAGYYASSNANVKGQLTGGRTRMLPGNGAAGSWLTSATYYDIEYRPIQATRELYDLGAGAIEKVSTQYKYDLAPIVSEQKTEQILAGNVTHTHLATFSYDHADRMLAIKEKVTSGASVKEAFTVAQRYNALGQLQSKWFHSDDGSKYRLRTDYTNNIRGWLTDGKTVYRKEAIGPDLSYFGFGLTYANGATYTNGNISQMQWLNKDEAAFTKGLSFSYDGANRLTGSTGLNGYLDTEKSITYDKNGNLKTLVRAGAVVDNLTYAYLGNRLSAVTDGSGSNLGVKNGVSNYGYDANGNMISDGNRNATLNYNYLNLPKTVTIGGKTLTYDYDAAGTKHKYIADTVTFKYAGAFEYKQVGASNVLDRIALREGQAVFRKGALKFEYGLKDHLGNVRVVFDEFGQVLQRTDYYPFGLSINRDGALPKVQNWVNRYLYNEKELQVGSGYLDFGARMYMPEVGRMSTVDRYAAKYGNVSGYQFGLNSPISNIDVNGDSAWKITNEWNSTFIKKFSDDLPAYIQKYTARKDKCTCDDLGLSVIMDFSKDNQLPFQWETESKSFDAASSEYSDYDTFSHDVKATSGAPDFQNKENTVSVNAIDANRGSILLNTRESNGRAHHVQMVMGRSSDGKSLLIKQGNFNNLGRIIGSGDPHSLRYLGVPIQTGVYNQKTDVWRNISNGSASNNFSSKERLIYRAFNFNNWNRK; this comes from the coding sequence TTGAATACCATTGTGCAGGTTGGTCAGTATGCACAGGGCACGCTTACCTATCTGAACATCACCGATGAGCAAGGTAATGTCACCAATGAGTTTACCGATCTGCTGGGCCAAGTGATCTGCCGGCAAGTCATTTCGGGTGCAGGTACATTAACAACCAATTATGTTTTTGATGATCTGGGGCTACTACGGGCCGTTTTGCAGCCCAATTACCAGGATGTAGCCTCGCTCGTTGACCACGCATTTACCTACGATTACGACGACCGGGGAAGAATGACTGTGAAACGTATTCCCGGCGGCGGTGTCACTGAAATGGTGTATGACCAATATAACAGGCTGGCCATGTCGCGGGATGCCAACCAGCTTGCCCGGGGAGTTTGGGGATTTACCAAATATGATGCGTTGGACAGGCCCATTGTCAATGGCGAGATTGCCTCCGCGCTCAACCGAACCGACTGGTCAGTGGCGGTCGATGCAGCTACCCAGCATCATGAAACACGAAGCAATGGCACAATAGCAGGCTACTCATTAAATAGCACCGCACCCAAGAATGCAACAGAGGCTAATATTCTGAGTATTACCTTTTATGATGACTATGCTTTCTCAAAAGCAGCAAACCTTTCATACAATGCGGGCTACTATGCTTCCAGCAATGCCAATGTAAAGGGCCAGTTAACGGGGGGCCGGACCAGAATGCTGCCCGGCAATGGTGCAGCGGGAAGCTGGTTGACCAGTGCGACGTATTATGACATTGAGTACCGCCCGATCCAGGCCACTAGGGAGCTTTATGACTTAGGAGCGGGAGCTATTGAGAAAGTTTCGACCCAATACAAATACGATCTGGCGCCCATTGTTTCAGAGCAAAAGACGGAGCAGATATTGGCAGGCAATGTAACCCATACCCATCTGGCCACTTTCAGCTACGACCATGCAGACCGGATGCTGGCAATCAAAGAAAAGGTGACCAGTGGCGCGAGTGTCAAAGAAGCATTTACAGTAGCCCAGCGGTACAATGCTTTGGGACAGCTTCAAAGCAAATGGTTTCATTCTGATGATGGTTCTAAATACAGGCTACGAACCGATTACACCAATAACATCCGCGGTTGGCTTACTGATGGCAAAACCGTTTACAGAAAAGAAGCCATTGGCCCAGACCTGTCCTATTTCGGTTTCGGATTGACTTACGCCAATGGTGCAACCTACACCAATGGCAACATCAGCCAAATGCAATGGCTCAACAAAGACGAAGCAGCTTTTACGAAAGGTCTCAGTTTCAGCTACGACGGTGCCAACAGGCTAACTGGCTCGACAGGCCTAAATGGATACCTGGATACAGAAAAAAGCATTACCTATGACAAAAATGGGAATCTGAAAACATTGGTGAGGGCTGGGGCGGTGGTGGATAATCTTACTTATGCTTACCTCGGCAATCGGCTGTCGGCTGTCACGGACGGATCGGGAAGTAACCTGGGTGTGAAGAATGGGGTTAGCAATTACGGCTACGATGCAAATGGAAATATGATTTCCGATGGAAACAGAAACGCAACTTTAAATTATAATTACCTGAATTTGCCCAAGACCGTTACCATTGGAGGGAAGACATTGACTTATGATTATGATGCGGCGGGTACTAAGCACAAGTACATTGCGGATACCGTCACGTTCAAATATGCGGGTGCGTTTGAATACAAACAGGTTGGAGCCTCTAACGTTTTAGACCGTATAGCTTTAAGGGAAGGTCAGGCTGTTTTTAGAAAGGGAGCCTTAAAGTTCGAGTATGGTCTCAAAGATCATTTGGGAAATGTCAGGGTTGTTTTTGATGAGTTTGGGCAGGTTTTGCAGCGGACGGATTATTATCCTTTTGGGTTGAGTATCAACCGGGATGGGGCTTTACCGAAGGTGCAGAACTGGGTGAACCGATATTTATACAATGAAAAGGAGTTGCAGGTTGGGTCAGGATATTTAGATTTTGGGGCGAGGATGTATATGCCGGAGGTCGGAAGAATGAGTACAGTAGATAGATATGCTGCAAAGTACGGCAATGTTTCGGGGTACCAATTTGGTTTAAATAGCCCAATTAGTAATATTGATGTAAATGGAGATAGTGCGTGGAAAATTACAAATGAATGGAACTCGACATTTATTAAAAAGTTCTCAGATGATCTTCCAGCATATATTCAAAAGTATACTGCAAGAAAAGACAAATGTACTTGTGACGACCTTGGCCTTTCTGTCATCATGGATTTTTCAAAAGATAACCAGTTGCCGTTTCAATGGGAAACGGAATCAAAAAGCTTTGACGCCGCGTCAAGCGAGTATTCTGACTACGACACTTTTTCTCATGATGTAAAGGCAACCTCCGGTGCTCCTGATTTTCAAAACAAGGAAAATACGGTTAGTGTCAATGCTATCGATGCGAATAGAGGATCGATACTATTGAATACAAGGGAAAGTAATGGAAGGGCTCATCACGTACAAATGGTGATGGGACGTAGCAGTGATGGGAAAAGCCTATTGATAAAACAAGGTAATTTCAACAATTTAGGTAGGATAATAGGATCTGGCGATCCCCATTCACTGCGCTATCTCGGAGTGCCAATTCAAACAGGTGTGTACAATCAGAAAACTGATGTTTGGAGAAACATCTCTAATGGTAGCGCAAGCAATAATTTTTCAAGCAAGGAAAGACTTATCTACAGGGCTTTTAACTTTAACAACTGGAATAGAAAATGA
- a CDS encoding alpha-amylase family protein, which translates to MSLVNKDKFIIYQVFTRLFGNQNSTNKCYGTIHENGSGKFNDITDTALSALKDFGITHMWYTGVLEHATLTDYSEYGIASDHPLIVKGIAGSPYAVKDYYDVDPDLAVDVPNRMQEFEQLLERTHQHKLKAIIDFIPNHVARQYHSDARAVGIKDFGEDDDNTVTFRPDNNFYYIPNHDFVVPEGHKPPVDVTSPYHERPAKATGNDVFQAQPSQYDWYETIKLNYGVDYLNNRATHFAPIPSTWRKMYDILRFWAEKGVDGFRCDMAEMVPVEFWSWVIPEVKKVNPEVIFIAEIYNPYEYHNYINIGKFDYLYDKVGLYNSLRRLIEGHGTAEDITRLWQQESGDIAPNMLRFLENHDEQRIASRYFAGDPWIAVPSMALSATLHTGPLMLYFGQELGVNSTISEGFQGEDGRTTIFDYWGVTEFQQWVNGGKYNLDQLTSEQKKLRAFYENLNHFVLDNEAVYAGAFYDLQYANIDGQSYNYDKTCIYSYLRYTDKQKLLFIYNFNRDNSIETNVRIPQNTWTDFLKLDNTNNYFLKPVFPDFITAHNIKTAEITSTGIHVELPPVSVLVYEIVENQH; encoded by the coding sequence ATGTCACTCGTCAATAAGGATAAATTTATCATTTACCAGGTTTTTACCCGATTGTTTGGTAATCAAAACAGCACCAACAAATGTTACGGGACCATTCACGAAAACGGATCCGGTAAATTCAATGACATTACTGATACCGCACTTTCTGCTCTGAAAGACTTCGGGATCACGCATATGTGGTATACCGGTGTGCTGGAACATGCGACACTGACCGATTATTCAGAGTACGGGATCGCCAGCGACCATCCATTGATCGTGAAAGGAATTGCCGGCTCACCTTATGCCGTCAAAGATTATTATGATGTTGATCCTGACCTGGCTGTTGATGTCCCTAATCGTATGCAGGAATTTGAGCAGCTTTTGGAACGGACACACCAACATAAACTCAAAGCAATCATTGATTTTATTCCAAATCATGTGGCCCGGCAGTACCATTCCGACGCCAGGGCTGTAGGCATCAAAGATTTCGGCGAGGACGATGATAACACTGTCACTTTCAGGCCTGACAACAATTTTTATTATATCCCAAACCATGATTTTGTAGTCCCGGAAGGGCATAAGCCACCGGTTGACGTAACTAGTCCGTACCATGAACGTCCTGCAAAAGCAACCGGGAATGATGTTTTTCAGGCTCAGCCCAGCCAGTACGACTGGTACGAAACGATCAAGCTGAACTATGGTGTGGATTACCTCAATAACCGCGCTACCCATTTTGCCCCCATTCCATCTACCTGGCGCAAAATGTACGACATTCTTCGTTTTTGGGCAGAAAAAGGCGTAGATGGTTTCCGGTGCGACATGGCGGAAATGGTGCCTGTTGAATTTTGGTCGTGGGTCATTCCGGAGGTAAAAAAAGTAAATCCGGAAGTGATTTTTATTGCAGAAATCTACAATCCGTACGAATATCACAATTATATCAACATCGGTAAATTTGATTATTTGTATGACAAAGTAGGTTTGTACAACTCCCTGCGCAGACTGATCGAAGGCCACGGTACCGCCGAGGACATTACCAGATTATGGCAGCAGGAATCGGGTGACATTGCCCCGAATATGCTCCGGTTTCTTGAAAACCACGATGAGCAGCGAATCGCTTCCAGGTACTTCGCGGGAGACCCGTGGATCGCGGTACCTTCCATGGCATTGAGCGCCACATTGCATACCGGCCCCTTAATGCTCTATTTCGGGCAGGAACTGGGAGTGAATTCAACCATTTCGGAAGGATTTCAGGGCGAGGATGGACGCACTACCATTTTCGATTACTGGGGCGTAACCGAATTTCAGCAATGGGTGAATGGCGGCAAATATAATCTGGACCAACTGACCAGCGAACAAAAGAAGCTGCGTGCATTCTATGAAAACCTGAATCATTTCGTCCTCGACAACGAAGCTGTATATGCCGGCGCATTTTACGATCTCCAATACGCCAACATTGACGGACAGAGCTACAACTACGACAAAACCTGCATTTACAGCTATCTGCGATACACTGACAAACAGAAACTTCTTTTCATTTATAATTTCAACAGGGACAATTCCATTGAAACAAATGTCAGGATCCCTCAAAATACCTGGACAGATTTCTTGAAACTGGACAACACTAACAACTACTTCCTCAAACCCGTTTTCCCGGATTTTATCACGGCTCACAATATCAAAACCGCTGAAATTACCTCAACGGGCATACATGTGGAGCTGCCGCCGGTATCTGTGCTCGTGTATGAAATCGTGGAGAATCAGCATTAA